A window from Labeo rohita strain BAU-BD-2019 unplaced genomic scaffold, IGBB_LRoh.1.0 scaffold_729, whole genome shotgun sequence encodes these proteins:
- the LOC127161749 gene encoding fucolectin-1-like yields MEMHVFFLLCISMMAWFTHTATAKDKNLALYGKATQSDLVGNPWSADGHASNAIDGNRDPYYDHGSCTATEWQDDPWWRLDLLNEYVVTSITITNRKEVPERLNGAEIHIGNSLLSNGNSNPLAGKISSIPGGRSLTFDLKKGISGRYINVVIPGYNRLLTLCEVEVYGYPAPDGENVALQGKATQISLYVYGFASNAIDGNKDGVYKHGSCTHTEIALNAWWRLDLLKRHKVFSVVITNTLDNLPERLNGAEIRIGNSLENDGNNNPRCAVISSIPPGVSTKFECDGMEGRYINVVIPGREEYLTLCEVEVYGSPLD; encoded by the exons ATGGAAATGCATGTGTTTTTCCTGCTTTGTATTTCTATGATGGCTTGGTTTACACACACAGCTACAGCTAAAG ACAAAAATCTCGCTTTATATGGCAAGGCCACACAATCAGACCTGGTCGGGAATCCTTGGTCAGCAGATGGCCATGCCAGCAATGCTATTGATGGAAATCGTGACCCATATTATGATCATGGATCCTGTACTGCTACTGAATGGCAAGATGACCCATGGTGGAGGTTAGATTTGCTGAACGAGTACGTAGTGACCTCCATAACTATCACCAACCGAAAAGAAGTTCCTGAAAGACTTAATGGAGCCGAGATACACATTGGAAACTCTCTGCTGAGCAATGGCAACAGCAACCCATT GGCTGGAAAGATTTCATCCATTCCAGGTGGGAGATCCCTCACTTTTGATTTGAAGAAAGGCATTTCAGGCCGTTACATCAATGTGGTCATACCTGGGTATAATCGCCTTCTTACTCTCTGTGAGGTCGAGGTTTACGGTTATCCAGCTCCTGATG GTGAAAATGTGGCTTTACAAGGGAAAGCTACACAGATTTCCCTCTATGTTTATGGCTTTGCATCCAATGCCATTGATGGGAACAAAGATGGTGTTTACAAACATGGATCATGTACCCACACCGAAATAGCTCTCAATGCCTGGTGGAGACTGGACCTGCTGAAAAGGCACAAAGTGTTTTCAGTAGTAATTACAAACACACTAGATAATCTTCCTGAAAGATTAAATGGGGCAGAAATCAGGATTGGAAACAGTCTGGAGAACGACGGCAATAACAATCCCAG GTGTGCTGTGATCTCTTCCATTCCTCCTGGTGTTTCCACCAAGTTTGAATGTGATGGGATGGAAGGACGTTACATTAATGTTGTTATTCCAGGACGGGAAGAATATCTTACACTGTGTGAGGTTGAAGTGTACGGATCACCACTGGATTGA